The nucleotide sequence ACCGCGACATCCGGAACACGCGGGTCGGCCCTGACCGGTGGTAGCGGCTGCGGGTGGGTCCCGCCCTGCGGCAGCAGGCGCGGATCGGTGTCCGACCTGCGGTACCGGACCAACCTGAACGGCCGAAGGGCGACCATGACGGGGAAGCCACGGGGTGGCGACGACGGTGGCGGAGGCGACGGGAACGTCCCCCGGCAGCGTGGAGATTCCGGCGGTGTACCGGCGAGCGTCGCCAAGGGCCAGGACCAGGCCTGGCAACGCATGCAGGGCGGTCGTGCCGGCGGCGGCGGACGCGGGCCGGGCGGCGGGGGCGATCGCGGCAGGCAGCAGTTCCGGGCCGGCGACGACGTGCCGGGTCCGGCCCGGGGCCGGGACCTGCGGGTCCCGCACCCCCGGCACACCGTCGCCGGGTCGCGCAACGGCGAGGTCAAGGATCCCAGCACGGTCTACCTGCGGGGGTACGAGGACGCGGCCCGGGGCGACGTGGAGCAGATCGCCGCCGGCAACGCGCGGTGGAACCCGGAAACCCAGCGGTACGAGGTGAACGGCCGCTCGTACGGTGTCGAGTCGAACGGCACGGTCTTCCCCGACTCCGGTGACGGTGTGGTAAAGCTGGACCGTAACGAGTACGCGGCGCTCAAGGAGATAACCAGGGTCGGTGGCGACCCGGCACAGTCGCCACAACTGCAGAACAATCCCCGCTTCCTGAACAACCCGGAGGCGGTCGCGAAGGCGAAGGAAATCTACGACGGGACGTACGAGCCGTGACGTACTACCTGATGATCTTCGGTGAACTGCACCGGGACCGGCTCGTCTCGGCGCTGGCGACGCTCTTCGCGTTGCCCGTCGAACAGGTCGACGTCGGCGACTCCGACGACGTCGACCGCAACTGGTCGGCGCAGGTGATCTGCACCGTCGCACCGGTCACCGGCCACCTGCACTGGCAGTTGGAGATCTATCCCACCGACACGATCGTCCCGCAGCCGCCCGAGTCGGTCGTCGCGGTGGTGCTGGCACAGCAGCTCGGGACGGTGGTGGTCTATCCGGGGCCGGAGCCGCTGCCGAGCGCGTACTGGCTGGTGGCCCCGGACGGTCGCCGTACCCGGGCGCGGATCGTCGACGACGGCGGTGCCGAGGAGTCGGTCTACCGGATCGAGGCGGTCGAGCATCCGGTGGCGGTCTTCCCGGACCTGGCGGTGGCCGCGTTGCCGGAGGTGATCCGGGAACACCGGATGCCCACCCCGGTCACCGACCGGCTGCGCGCGGAGCTGAAGCCGTGGTCGGACTCGGACGTCCCGGCGGTGTCGCAGGCGGTGTGGCAGGCCTGCACCCGGCTCGGCGCCTGGGAGGGCATGGTGGCCCGGATGGCCGCCGGGTGGCCGCCGGACGGTTGGTATCCGGCGGCGTACTACCGGGAGGACCTGGAACTCCGCGACGAACTCGCCCAGCTTGGCCAGGCGTTGCCGGAGCAGGCCCGTACGCCGTTCGCGATCGCCCTCGGCGAGGTCGACCAGCAGTTCGTCGCGCGGACCGAGGACGACGAGGGTGCCGCGCTGGCGGCGGAGCTGGGGCCGGCGCAGGACGTGCCGCGCCGCCCCGACCGCTGGTGGTGGCAGCGGGTCTCCCAACCGCTGCCGTGGCGGGACCAGCCCGCCCGACCGGCAGGCTGAGCCTCGGGCCGAGAGGTAGGGCCACTTCGGACGGACACTGGGTACGGATACCCAGTGCCGGGTCCGCGTCGAGGCTCAGGTGCGGCCGACCGGCCCCGCGAAGACTGCGGGAATGACCGAGACGCTGCGCCAAGACCTCGCCCCGTCCGCAGCCGCCGCCCGGCCCTCGGCCGTGCGGCGGGACGGGCTGACGGCCCGCGAGCGCTGGCGCCGGGTCCGGCTGTCGTCCGTCGCCCGGCTGCGGGACACGGTGCTCCGGCTCGCCCGCCGCCATCCGGCCGGCTGGCGCTGGCTGGCCGGCCGGTACCACCCGGTGCTGGACCGGACGGCGCTGGCGTCCGCCCGGTCGGTCTGCGCGCTCGCCGCGCTCGACGTGCCGGCGTACCGGGACTTCCTGGCGTCCCGGCCGGCCGCCGGCGGGCGGCGGGGCCGCCGCGAGCTGGCGGACTACCCGGAGACCGACAAGGAGAGCTACGTCGTCGGGTACGGGGCGGCGCGGCGGTGCTGGGCGGGCCGGTTGCCGGACCGGGGGGTGGTGGTCGACGAGTCGGCCGGCTCGTCGGGGCGGCCGTTCAACTGGCCGCGCTCCGAGCGGGAACTGCGGACGGTGCACCACGACATCGCCGGCTACACCAGCCTGGCCTTCCCGATGCGCCGGCCGTTCGTCATCAACGCCTACTCAATGGGCGCCTGGGCAACCGGGACCACCACCGGGGCGGCGATGGCCCGGATAGCGGTGGTGAAGAACACCGGCCCCGACCTCGGCAGGATCGTCGACACGCTGCACGAGTTCGGCCCGGACTTCGACTACCTGGTGACCGCGTACCCGCCGTTCCTGAAGCACCTGCGGGACCGGCTGGACGCCGACGGCTTCGACTGGGCGCGCTACCGCATCCGCGCGAGCTGCGGGGGAGAGGGGATGACCGAGGCGCTGCGGGGCTATCTGGAGCAGCGGTTCGACCGGGTACGGTCGGCGTACGGCGCCTCGGACCTGACCATCGGGATCGGCGCGGAGACGGCGTTCACGGTCTGGCTGCGCCGTCGCATGTGGACCGACGAGACGCTCCGGGCCGCCCTGCTCGGCGACGACGAGCCCGGCGCAGGCCCGGGCCGGCGCGATGTTTGTCGGCGCCACCCGCTACCGGAGTCCGCTGGCGATCCTGCGGCTCTGGCCGGTCTGGCTCCGGATGGTCCGGGACCTCCGGCGGATGTCCGGATACCGCTGGCACACCGTCTACTGGGAGTTTCCGTTCACCCTCGGCACCATCGCGTTCTTCGCCGACCGGGACGCGATGCTGCGTTTCGCCCGCTCCCGACACCACCGGAGGTTGATGACGTGGGTGACCGACGGCACCCGGAACGCGAGCGCCGGCTACATCCGGCTCTACACCGCCGAGCCGGACGGCTACTCCAACGGGGCGTGGCGGGCCGAGACGCCGGAGATGGCGCACATCCCGACCTTCACTCCACTGTCGACGGAGACGGCCGGGCCGGCGGTGCGGCGATGACCGCCGCCGCGACGCTGGAACGCGTCGCCGACCGGCGCGCACTGCGGGAGTTCCTGGCGGTGCCGGACCGGGTGTACCCGGACGACGGGCGCTTCGTGCCGCACACCCACCAGCAGATCCGCCAGTGGTGGCGGGCGGGCGTGCCGATGTACCTGCTCCGGGACGGCGGCACCGGTGCCGTGCTGGGCCGGACCACCCTGCACACAGACGCCGCCTTCGACGCCCGGCTCGGCCGGCGGTGCCAGCTCTTCGGGCTGACCGAGTTCACCGAGCCGGCGGCGGAGCCGCTCCTCGACGCGATCACCGCCGCCGGCCGGGCGGCCGGCGACCGGGAGACGCTCTTCGGGCCGGTGGCCCTGCTGCCGAACGAGACCGGCGGGGTCATCACCTCCGGGTACGCCGACCGCGGCTTCGTCGACAGCGCCTACAACCCGCCGAGGTACGTGACCGCCTACGAGTCGTACGGCTTCGTCCGGCGGTTCGAGTCGGACACCTGGATCTGCCCGGTCACCCCCGAGCCGACCGTCGGTGGTCCGGGCGTCGCCGCCGTGGATCCCGAGCTGCGGGTGCACCGGGGCGACCTGCGCCGGCTGGACGAGCAACTGCACATGCTGCACGGGCTGCTGAACGCCTCCTTCGCCCAGCTCGGCTACTACACCGAGATCCCGATCGAGGAGCTGCGCCGGCAGACCGACGGGCTGGCGTACCTGCTGGACGAGTCGCTGCTGCTCTATCTGACCCGGGCGGGCCGGCCGGTCGCCTTCGTGCTCTGCGTCCCGGACCTCAGCGAGTTCCTGGTCCGGGTCCGGGGCGACCTGAACCTGGTCAACCGGCTCCGGCTGCTGGCGACCCGGCGCCGCTACCGGCGGGAGGCGGTGCTCGTCGTCAAGGGGGTACTGCCGGAGTACCAGGGGCGCGGCTACCAGCGGCTGCTCTCGGCGCAACTGCGCCGCAACCTGCACGCCGGGGGATACCGGACGCTGCGCAGCACGTACGTCGGGCGGGACAATCCCGCCTCGGCCGCACAGTTCCGCGCGATGGGCGGCCGGCCGCTGCACGGGTACACCTTCTACGAGAAGGCGCTGTAGGTGCCCGGCAGCCGAGGAGTCGCGGACGTGGCGGCCATCCGCCGAGGAGTCGCGGACATCGCGGCGTTCCGCGCGCTGGAGCCGATCTGCTGGCGGGCGCCGAGCGCGCACAACACCCAGCCGTGGCGGCTCGACCACCGGCCCGAGGCGATCCGGGTGGGCTGGGACCCCGCGGACGCGCTGCCGGCGGCCGACCGGTCCGGGCGGGACCTGTGGCTGTCGCTCGGCGCGTTCGTGGAGACCTGCCTGGTGGTGGCCGCCGACGCCGGGCTGCGGCTGGAGTTCGTCGCCGACCATTCGGCGCGGCGACGGCGGGTGGGCTGGCTGCGGCCGGCCGCGGACCGCTACCACACCGTGTTCGACGCGGCCGGGGTGCGCGGCCGGCGTACCCACCGGGGCCGGTTCTCGGCGGGGCCGCCGGCCGAGCTGGTCGGGACACTCGACGGGATCGCCCGCGAGGTCGACGCGACGGTACGCCGGGTACCGGATGCCGACCTGTTGCCCCGGCTGCTCCGGCTCGCCGACCGGCACCTGTACGCCGATCCGGCCGTCGTCGGCGAGCTGCGGCACTGGCTGCGCCTCGACCCGGCACACCCGGACTACCGGGCCGACGGGCTCACCGACCGCTGCCTGGGGCTGTCCCGGATCGAGGCGACCGGGCTGCGGGCGGCGCTGACGGCGTACCCGGTGCTGCGCCGGCTCGGGCTGCCCCGGCTGCTCGCCACGGCCGCCGGCAACCCGCTCGGGCTCGGCGGCGCCGTGCTGGTCCTGGTCGGACCCGCCGTAACGGATCCCACGACCCGGGTCGGCTGCGGGCGGGCCCTGATGCGGATCTGGCTGGCCCTGCACGCGGCCGGGCTGGCGGCCCATCCGCTGAGCCAGCTGGTCGACGAGCCGACCAGCCGCGACGCGCTCGGTGCGGTACTGGGCGTGCCGGCGGAGCGGCTGCTGCACGTCGCCCGGGTCGGTCGGCCGACCGGTCCGGTGGTCTGGTCGGACCGGCGGATCGGCGGCGGCGATCGGGGCGGCGGGGTGCCGGCGTCGCCGCTATAGTTCCGCCGTCGAGATCGATTCTGCACGGGGGCAGAGATGGCTGGACGAAGGTTTACCGCCGGCGCGCTCGCGCTCGGCGTCGTGTTGACGCCGGCCGCCATCCCGCCGGCCGGCGCCCCGCCCGCCGGCGCCTCCCGCGCTCGGGCCTGGCGGAGCTGCCGGGTCAACGGTGCTGGGCACGGCCGGCGCCGGTGGCGCCGATCTCGACCACCCGGGCCCAGTCCGGCGGCCCGTCCGGGACGTACTCGGGATCCGTCTCGGACCAGGACCGGGCCCGGCGCTGCCGGGGGAACAACCCCAGCACCGTCCGGCAGGCTGGCCGGGCGGTCGGCCAGGGTGTCTGGCCGTCGG is from Micromonospora sp. WMMD1102 and encodes:
- a CDS encoding nitroreductase; this encodes MAAIRRGVADIAAFRALEPICWRAPSAHNTQPWRLDHRPEAIRVGWDPADALPAADRSGRDLWLSLGAFVETCLVVAADAGLRLEFVADHSARRRRVGWLRPAADRYHTVFDAAGVRGRRTHRGRFSAGPPAELVGTLDGIAREVDATVRRVPDADLLPRLLRLADRHLYADPAVVGELRHWLRLDPAHPDYRADGLTDRCLGLSRIEATGLRAALTAYPVLRRLGLPRLLATAAGNPLGLGGAVLVLVGPAVTDPTTRVGCGRALMRIWLALHAAGLAAHPLSQLVDEPTSRDALGAVLGVPAERLLHVARVGRPTGPVVWSDRRIGGGDRGGGVPASPL